In a genomic window of Amycolatopsis japonica:
- a CDS encoding DHA2 family efflux MFS transporter permease subunit yields the protein MIGSPDEDRLTPALWGTAAILTVGGFLSMFTSTVVTVALGTIAAGFRASLGTAQWIATGYLLALAAMVPVSGWACRRFGTTRVWLGCVGLFAVFSALCAAAPSGEALIAFRVLQGAAGGLLVPAGQILFATMVGPKRLGRMMAVLSVPIYLAPVLGTLAGSVLAERFGVPWLFLVNVPLALLCLLLGRKRLPREGPVDTRPLDWRGLALTVTGLPLLVYGFAEAAPIAAAAGAILLAVFVVTALKSPAPLLDLRLFRDRTFSSAAAVIFGMGIALFGAMIVLPLYYLDVRHESLIATGFLTAPLALGTVLALPLAGRLTDRIGGARVIFAGLIVTIIGTVPLALLTGSDDYWWLSAVQVVRGCGIGLTTTPALATGLVSVPKERISHAMPLFAMLQRIGGSFGTSVLTAVVAARLAAAPGSAAAVAGAHGWIAGITAIVLIPSWLLVRAEMSTKD from the coding sequence ATGATCGGAAGTCCCGATGAGGACCGGTTGACCCCGGCGTTGTGGGGGACGGCCGCGATCCTGACCGTCGGCGGATTCCTGTCGATGTTCACGTCGACCGTCGTCACCGTCGCGCTCGGCACGATCGCGGCCGGATTCCGTGCATCGCTCGGTACCGCCCAGTGGATCGCGACCGGTTATCTGCTCGCGCTCGCCGCGATGGTGCCGGTGAGCGGCTGGGCCTGCCGTCGCTTCGGGACGACGCGGGTGTGGCTGGGGTGCGTCGGTCTGTTCGCGGTCTTTTCCGCCCTCTGCGCGGCGGCGCCCTCGGGCGAGGCGCTGATCGCCTTCCGTGTCCTGCAAGGCGCCGCGGGCGGGCTGCTGGTCCCGGCGGGACAGATCCTGTTCGCGACGATGGTGGGGCCGAAACGGCTCGGCCGGATGATGGCCGTGCTGAGCGTCCCGATCTACCTCGCTCCCGTGCTCGGCACTCTGGCCGGCAGTGTGCTCGCCGAGCGGTTCGGCGTGCCGTGGCTGTTCCTGGTGAACGTGCCGCTCGCGCTGCTCTGCCTGCTGCTGGGCCGGAAACGGTTGCCGAGGGAAGGGCCCGTCGACACCCGTCCGCTGGATTGGCGTGGTTTGGCGCTCACCGTGACCGGATTGCCGTTGCTCGTCTACGGCTTCGCCGAAGCCGCCCCGATCGCGGCGGCCGCCGGTGCGATCCTGCTCGCCGTCTTCGTGGTCACCGCGCTGAAGTCGCCCGCGCCGCTGCTCGATCTGCGGCTGTTCCGAGACCGGACGTTCTCCTCGGCCGCCGCCGTCATCTTCGGGATGGGGATCGCCCTGTTCGGTGCGATGATCGTCCTGCCGCTGTACTACCTCGACGTCCGGCACGAAAGCCTCATCGCCACCGGGTTCCTGACGGCGCCGCTGGCACTCGGCACGGTGCTGGCCCTTCCGCTCGCGGGCAGGCTGACCGACCGGATCGGCGGGGCGCGGGTGATCTTCGCCGGGCTGATCGTCACGATCATCGGGACGGTGCCGCTCGCGCTGCTCACCGGATCCGACGATTACTGGTGGCTCTCGGCCGTCCAGGTGGTCCGCGGCTGCGGTATCGGGCTGACCACGACGCCGGCGCTCGCCACCGGCCTGGTGTCGGTGCCCAAAGAGCGAATTTCCCACGCGATGCCGCTCTTCGCCATGCTGCAACGGATCGGCGGATCCTTCGGCACGTCGGTCCTGACCGCGGTCGTCGCCGCGCGGCTCGCCGCCGCTCCCGGGTCCGCGGCGGCCGTCGCGGGCGCGCACGGGTGGATCGCCGGGATCACGGCGATCGTGCTGATCCCGTCGTGGCTCCTCGTCCGCGCCGAAATGTCCACAAAGGACTGA
- a CDS encoding ROK family protein, translated as MTESGRLDPVSPRTANLAALLRALREGPLSRTQLAARCGLTKAAVSGLITELSERGLVRSAGLQGGGNGRPSQLVELNGASACGLALSVEADRFAAVVTNLDGRVVSERTETADVAALGLHRSMDELAFLARTVLLDGRPVGVTVSVPGLVDSAAAVLRFAPTLRWRDAEIADLLAARLGLPVEAITVDNEANLGAVGEAVAGVGKGVRELFYLSGGTGVGGGLVSGGAILRGARGFAGEVGHITVDPSGEQCPCGRVGCLETKAGLNAVLRGAASPGDPLHDPALGVDGRVGLLKHRVQRGDQRAVAAVSELGVALGIAVSTVVDVLDPDLVVLGGYFAELGEWLVEPVRRELSARPLGHEPACRVEPSPLGTTAPLRGAAHLATERLFADPTLVPTTAEEAPA; from the coding sequence GTGACGGAATCCGGGCGGCTCGACCCAGTCAGCCCCCGTACGGCGAACCTCGCCGCGCTCCTGCGGGCGTTGCGCGAGGGGCCGCTCTCGCGCACCCAGCTCGCGGCACGCTGCGGGCTCACCAAGGCGGCCGTCTCCGGGTTGATCACCGAGCTGTCCGAACGCGGTCTCGTCCGCTCCGCCGGACTCCAGGGCGGCGGCAACGGCAGGCCCAGCCAGCTGGTCGAGCTGAACGGCGCCAGCGCGTGCGGGCTCGCGCTCAGCGTCGAGGCCGACCGTTTCGCCGCCGTCGTCACGAATCTCGACGGCCGCGTGGTCTCCGAGCGCACCGAGACCGCCGACGTCGCCGCGCTCGGGCTTCACCGGAGCATGGACGAACTCGCCTTCCTCGCCCGGACCGTGCTGCTCGACGGCCGGCCGGTCGGGGTCACCGTTTCGGTTCCCGGCCTGGTCGATTCGGCCGCCGCCGTCCTCCGGTTCGCGCCGACCCTGCGCTGGCGCGACGCCGAGATCGCCGATCTCCTCGCCGCCCGGCTCGGCCTGCCGGTCGAGGCCATCACGGTCGACAACGAGGCCAACCTCGGCGCGGTCGGCGAGGCCGTCGCCGGGGTCGGAAAAGGCGTGCGGGAGCTCTTCTACCTCAGCGGCGGCACGGGTGTCGGCGGCGGGCTCGTGTCCGGTGGCGCGATTTTGCGCGGTGCCAGGGGTTTCGCGGGCGAGGTCGGGCATATCACCGTCGACCCGTCGGGCGAGCAGTGCCCCTGCGGCCGGGTCGGCTGCCTGGAGACCAAGGCCGGGCTCAACGCCGTCCTGCGCGGCGCCGCCTCGCCGGGCGACCCGCTGCACGATCCCGCGCTCGGCGTCGACGGCCGGGTCGGGCTGCTCAAGCACCGCGTCCAGCGTGGTGACCAGCGCGCGGTCGCGGCGGTCTCGGAACTCGGGGTCGCGCTCGGCATCGCGGTGTCCACCGTGGTCGACGTGCTCGACCCGGACCTCGTCGTCCTCGGCGGCTACTTCGCCGAACTGGGCGAGTGGCTGGTCGAGCCGGTGCGCCGCGAACTGTCCGCGCGTCCGCTCGGGCACGAGCCCGCCTGCCGCGTCGAGCCGTCGCCGCTGGGCACCACCGCCCCGCTGCGCGGCGCCGCGCATCTCGCCACCGAACGGCTTTTCGCCGATCCGACGCTAGTTCCCACCACGGCCGAGGAGGCTCCGGCATGA
- a CDS encoding TetR/AcrR family transcriptional regulator C-terminal domain-containing protein: MVVRRDGYVRAALELLDEVGLDGLSLRKLGEKLGVRGPALYTHFKSKQALLDQMAETMLDDRLAPLDDPAAMDDWAEWLARRARTIRATLLSYRDGARLHAGSRPTGRSAMTPLIKPLLRAGFAEEDATHAILAISRYTLGCAIDEQQHDEGDHDEDPAASFEYGLARLIAGLRADVARSEDEMRGGVTTRDSGVRAVPSRRT; this comes from the coding sequence ATGGTCGTGAGACGGGATGGCTACGTTCGAGCCGCGCTGGAACTCCTCGACGAGGTCGGGCTGGACGGACTGAGCCTGCGCAAGCTCGGGGAGAAGCTCGGCGTGCGCGGTCCCGCGCTCTACACGCATTTCAAGAGCAAGCAGGCGTTGCTCGACCAGATGGCCGAAACGATGCTGGACGACCGGCTCGCCCCGCTCGACGATCCCGCGGCGATGGACGACTGGGCCGAATGGCTGGCCAGGCGCGCTCGCACCATCCGCGCCACGCTGCTGTCCTACCGGGACGGCGCCCGCCTGCACGCAGGCTCCCGTCCGACCGGCCGGTCGGCGATGACACCGCTGATCAAACCGTTGCTGCGGGCCGGTTTCGCCGAGGAGGACGCGACGCACGCGATCCTCGCGATCAGCCGGTACACCCTCGGCTGCGCGATCGACGAACAGCAGCACGACGAGGGCGACCACGACGAGGATCCGGCCGCCTCGTTCGAGTACGGCCTCGCCCGCCTCATCGCCGGGCTCCGCGCCGACGTCGCGCGTTCAGAGGACGAAATGCGGGGAGGGGTCACGACCAGAGATAGCGGCGTTCGGGCCGTCCCGTCCCGCCGTACTTGA
- a CDS encoding ABC transporter permease codes for MEPLPPKKTGFKFTADPRLLGLTGVLVILCIVGQVTRPDQFFTDGNISTILRLAAAIGVVSVGMTFVIIAGGIDLSVGSIVALSSVWLTTLATQSYGPFVMILCGLLVGLGCGLINGILVSYGKIVPFIATLAMYVSARGLAERISGRRTQVVSEAGFLDFFRGDLLGIPVLIWMFALVFAIGWVVLNRTTFGRRTFAVGGNAEASRLAGINVKRHTALVYGVAGLCCGIAALMVVARTTAGASTNGMLYELDAIAAVVIGGTLLTGGRGSLIGTLIGVLIFTVLSNIFTLNNLDTDIQNIAKGVIIVLAALLQFRSVKKTKTST; via the coding sequence GTGGAACCTTTGCCCCCCAAGAAGACAGGGTTCAAGTTCACCGCCGATCCCCGGCTGCTCGGGCTGACCGGGGTGCTGGTGATCCTCTGCATCGTCGGCCAGGTGACCAGGCCCGACCAGTTCTTCACCGACGGCAACATCTCCACGATCCTGCGGCTCGCCGCGGCCATCGGGGTGGTCAGCGTCGGGATGACGTTCGTGATCATCGCCGGTGGCATCGACCTCTCGGTCGGGTCGATCGTGGCGCTGTCCAGTGTCTGGCTGACCACCTTGGCCACCCAGTCCTACGGCCCGTTCGTGATGATCCTTTGTGGACTCCTGGTCGGCCTCGGCTGCGGGTTGATCAACGGGATCCTGGTCTCCTACGGGAAGATCGTGCCGTTCATCGCCACACTGGCGATGTACGTCTCCGCCCGCGGCCTCGCGGAACGCATCAGCGGCCGCCGCACGCAGGTGGTGTCCGAAGCGGGCTTCCTGGACTTCTTCCGCGGTGACCTGCTCGGCATCCCGGTGCTGATCTGGATGTTCGCGCTGGTGTTCGCGATCGGCTGGGTGGTGCTGAACCGCACCACGTTCGGCCGCCGCACCTTCGCCGTCGGCGGCAACGCCGAGGCTTCGCGGCTGGCAGGCATCAACGTCAAACGGCACACCGCGCTCGTCTACGGCGTCGCCGGGCTGTGCTGTGGTATCGCCGCGCTGATGGTCGTCGCCCGCACCACCGCGGGTGCCTCGACCAACGGCATGCTCTACGAGCTCGACGCCATCGCGGCGGTCGTCATCGGCGGCACCCTGCTCACCGGTGGCCGCGGCTCGCTCATCGGCACCCTGATCGGCGTGCTGATCTTCACCGTGCTGTCCAACATCTTCACGCTCAACAACCTGGACACCGACATCCAGAACATCGCCAAGGGCGTGATCATCGTCCTGGCCGCGCTGCTGCAGTTCCGCTCCGTGAAAAAGACAAAGACGAGCACTTGA
- a CDS encoding ROK family transcriptional regulator, with the protein MSTAPTSEHPTVETRHQTQLLTLLRDEGPMSRVELGERLELPRARVGAEVARLAEVGLVETAGPSASRGGRRSTLVRLAGDLRVLSVDVGATSVGVALTDASCEVLVHTVEDCDVRQGPHAVLKRVVALAEKIREEAPGKLIAAGIGLPGPVSFAEGMAVAPPIMPGWDRFSVRDHLGGLLRCPVTVDNDVNSMALGERHAGVARSIDDLVFVKIGTGIGCGIVLGGKVYRGVAGTAGDIGHIRLDDYGPTCACGETGCLEAYFGGAALARDGLTLARSGRSTYLADVVAARGAITAQDVGRAAASGDFGAVNLIRDGGRRLGQVVASLVSFVNPGMVVIGGGVAQLGHQLLAEIRSSVYRRSLPLATGNLPIVLSELGDTAGVIGAAWSATDRAFTLSS; encoded by the coding sequence ATGAGCACGGCACCCACGTCGGAGCATCCGACGGTCGAAACCCGGCACCAGACCCAGTTGCTCACCCTGTTGCGCGATGAGGGACCGATGTCCCGGGTCGAACTGGGGGAGCGGCTGGAGCTGCCGCGTGCCCGGGTGGGGGCCGAGGTCGCGCGGCTGGCCGAGGTCGGCCTCGTCGAGACCGCGGGTCCGTCGGCGAGCCGCGGTGGCAGGCGGTCCACCCTCGTGCGGCTCGCGGGAGACCTGCGGGTGCTGTCGGTCGACGTCGGCGCGACGTCGGTCGGGGTCGCGCTCACCGACGCTTCGTGCGAGGTGCTGGTGCACACCGTCGAGGACTGCGACGTCCGGCAGGGGCCGCACGCCGTGCTCAAACGGGTCGTCGCGCTGGCGGAGAAGATCCGCGAAGAGGCGCCGGGCAAGCTGATCGCGGCCGGGATCGGCTTGCCGGGGCCGGTGAGTTTCGCCGAGGGTATGGCGGTCGCGCCGCCGATAATGCCCGGCTGGGACCGGTTCTCCGTGCGCGACCATCTCGGCGGGTTGCTGCGCTGCCCGGTCACGGTCGACAACGACGTGAACTCGATGGCGCTCGGGGAGCGGCACGCCGGCGTCGCGCGCTCCATCGACGACCTGGTGTTCGTCAAGATCGGTACCGGTATCGGCTGCGGGATCGTGCTGGGCGGCAAGGTGTACCGCGGCGTCGCCGGCACCGCGGGCGACATCGGGCACATCCGCCTCGACGACTACGGGCCGACCTGTGCCTGCGGCGAGACGGGTTGCCTCGAGGCGTACTTCGGCGGCGCCGCGTTGGCCCGCGACGGGCTGACGCTCGCGCGCAGCGGCCGGTCGACGTACCTCGCCGACGTCGTCGCGGCCCGCGGCGCGATCACCGCGCAGGACGTCGGCCGCGCGGCGGCATCCGGCGACTTCGGCGCCGTCAACCTGATCCGCGACGGCGGTCGGCGGCTCGGCCAGGTGGTCGCGTCGCTGGTGAGTTTCGTGAACCCCGGCATGGTCGTGATCGGCGGCGGCGTGGCGCAGCTCGGACATCAGCTGCTCGCCGAGATCCGCAGCTCGGTCTACCGGCGGTCGCTGCCGCTCGCGACCGGGAACCTGCCGATCGTGCTGTCCGAACTGGGGGACACCGCGGGGGTCATCGGGGCCGCCTGGTCCGCCACGGACCGGGCCTTCACACTGAGTAGCTGA
- a CDS encoding response regulator codes for MIKVLVVDDDFMVAKVHSGYVTRTEGFAVVGVAHTGADAIRLARELKPDLVLLDVYLPDVDGLSVLRELRATEDVDVILITAATDVETVRQAMRGGVLHYLIKPFEYASLRDQLTHFASLHRRLDRLAEAGQADVDQVFGARPSAKPVLPKGLTAETARLVENALRGAAGGMSASECAEATGVARVSARRYLEHFVATGKAEVTLKYGGTGRPERRYLWS; via the coding sequence ATGATCAAGGTGCTCGTCGTCGACGACGATTTCATGGTCGCGAAGGTCCACAGTGGATACGTCACGCGCACGGAGGGGTTCGCCGTGGTCGGGGTCGCGCACACCGGCGCCGACGCGATCCGCCTGGCGCGGGAACTGAAACCGGATCTGGTGCTGCTGGACGTCTATCTTCCCGATGTCGACGGGCTTTCGGTGCTGCGGGAACTGCGCGCGACCGAGGACGTCGACGTCATCCTGATCACCGCCGCGACCGACGTGGAAACCGTGCGGCAGGCGATGCGGGGCGGAGTCCTGCACTATCTGATCAAACCGTTCGAGTACGCGTCGCTGCGCGATCAGCTGACTCATTTCGCGTCGCTGCACCGGCGGCTGGACCGGCTCGCCGAGGCCGGGCAGGCCGACGTCGACCAGGTCTTCGGCGCGCGGCCGAGCGCGAAACCCGTGCTGCCCAAGGGACTCACCGCCGAGACCGCGCGATTGGTGGAGAACGCGCTGCGGGGCGCGGCCGGCGGGATGTCGGCGAGCGAATGCGCCGAGGCGACCGGTGTCGCACGGGTGAGCGCGCGCCGGTACCTGGAGCATTTCGTGGCGACGGGGAAGGCCGAGGTGACGCTCAAGTACGGCGGGACGGGACGGCCCGAACGCCGCTATCTCTGGTCGTGA
- a CDS encoding sugar ABC transporter ATP-binding protein — protein sequence MTLLSVRGIVKTFPGVRALDGVDFDVEPGEVHCLLGQNGAGKSTLIKTLAGAHRPDGGEIFWQGEPVTLPSPVAALKIGIATMYQELDLVPGLSVADNIFLGRERATFGFTRISESRSKAAKLMARLGHPEIAPSTEVGKLSAAGQQLVSMARALAYDAKLLVMDEPTAALAGEEVDNLFRIVGELTAEGVAIVYISHRLEELRRIGHRVTVLKDGKTVSTGLDAKETPTSDLVALMAGRKVETVFGPRHQEHVDPDNEVLKVENLTTVGEFENVNFTVHAGEVVGIAGLVGSGRSELLETIFGARKQDTGSVSVDGEPVRPGSVSAAVKAGIGLAPEERKSQGLLLDLPVVHNVTLASLSKYATFGFTERGRELDDAGESLRRLDLRPADPHRIIRTLSGGNQQKAVLARWLVRGCRVLLLDEPTRGVDVGARAELYRLIEELAATGVAIVLVSSEIPEVLGLSDRVLVLREGRVLAEKPSAELTEAEVLDVILEGSAA from the coding sequence ATGACCTTGCTATCCGTCCGGGGGATCGTGAAGACGTTCCCCGGGGTGCGTGCGCTGGACGGGGTCGACTTCGACGTCGAACCCGGCGAGGTGCACTGCTTGCTCGGCCAGAACGGCGCGGGCAAGTCCACGCTGATCAAGACGCTCGCCGGAGCCCACCGGCCCGACGGCGGCGAGATCTTCTGGCAGGGCGAGCCGGTCACGCTGCCCTCACCGGTCGCCGCGCTGAAGATCGGCATCGCGACCATGTACCAGGAACTCGACCTGGTGCCCGGGCTTTCCGTGGCGGACAACATCTTCCTCGGCCGCGAGCGCGCGACGTTCGGGTTCACGCGGATCAGCGAGTCCCGGAGCAAGGCCGCGAAACTGATGGCGCGGCTCGGGCATCCCGAGATCGCGCCGTCGACCGAGGTCGGCAAGTTGTCCGCCGCCGGTCAGCAGCTGGTCTCGATGGCGCGGGCGCTCGCGTACGACGCGAAGCTGCTGGTGATGGACGAGCCCACCGCGGCGCTGGCGGGCGAAGAGGTCGACAACCTGTTCCGCATCGTCGGTGAGCTGACCGCCGAAGGTGTCGCGATCGTCTACATCTCCCACCGGCTCGAAGAACTGCGCCGGATCGGCCACCGCGTCACCGTGCTGAAGGACGGCAAGACGGTCTCCACCGGACTCGACGCCAAGGAGACGCCCACCTCCGACCTCGTCGCGCTGATGGCGGGCCGCAAGGTCGAAACCGTGTTCGGCCCGCGCCACCAGGAACACGTCGACCCGGACAACGAGGTCCTGAAGGTGGAGAACCTGACCACCGTCGGCGAGTTCGAGAACGTGAACTTCACCGTGCACGCCGGGGAGGTCGTCGGGATCGCGGGCCTCGTCGGTTCGGGCCGCAGCGAGCTGCTGGAGACGATCTTCGGCGCGCGCAAACAGGACACGGGTTCGGTGTCGGTCGACGGCGAACCCGTCCGGCCGGGCAGTGTGTCCGCGGCGGTCAAGGCCGGGATCGGGCTGGCGCCCGAGGAACGCAAGAGCCAGGGACTGCTGCTGGACCTGCCCGTCGTGCACAACGTGACCCTGGCGAGCCTGAGCAAGTACGCGACGTTCGGGTTCACCGAGCGGGGCAGGGAACTCGACGACGCCGGGGAAAGCCTGCGGCGTCTCGATCTCCGGCCCGCCGACCCGCACCGGATCATCCGCACGCTGTCCGGCGGCAACCAGCAGAAGGCGGTGCTGGCGCGCTGGCTTGTCCGCGGCTGCCGGGTCCTGCTGCTGGACGAGCCGACGCGCGGGGTCGACGTCGGCGCGCGGGCTGAGCTGTACCGGCTGATCGAGGAACTGGCCGCGACCGGGGTCGCGATCGTGCTCGTCAGCAGCGAGATCCCCGAGGTACTCGGCCTGTCCGACCGGGTGCTGGTGCTGCGTGAAGGACGTGTCCTGGCTGAAAAGCCGTCCGCGGAGCTGACAGAGGCGGAAGTGCTCGACGTGATTCTCGAAGGGAGTGCGGCGTGA
- a CDS encoding Gfo/Idh/MocA family protein — translation MSTATETIGIGMVGHAFMGAVHSHAWRSVHRFFTPPLIPRLAVLGGRDEVRAKAAAERFGWEDVETDWRALIARDDVDLVDICTPGDSHAEIAIAALEAGKHVLCEKPLANTLAEAEAMAEAAAKARANGVRSMVAFNYRRVPALAHARKLVASGALGEIRHVRSVYLQDWLSDAQAPMTWRLHKDKAGSGALGDLGAHIVDAAQFVTGDTITGVSALTNTFVKERPDGDGGTGQVTVDDTALFLGRFTGGAVASFEATRFALGRKNAMRLEINGSKASLAFDFESMNELSFFDGGQPPTEAGFRRILVTEPEHPYVGVWWPPGHLLGYEHTFTNEVADLLTAIGEGKDPEPSFEDGLRVQQVLDAVERSASDEARWTTVPGVTVKGSN, via the coding sequence TTGAGCACGGCAACGGAAACGATCGGGATCGGCATGGTGGGCCACGCGTTCATGGGTGCGGTGCATTCGCACGCGTGGCGCAGCGTGCACCGGTTCTTCACGCCACCGCTGATCCCGCGACTCGCCGTGCTCGGCGGCCGTGACGAGGTGCGGGCGAAGGCCGCGGCGGAACGGTTCGGCTGGGAAGACGTCGAGACGGATTGGCGCGCGCTGATCGCCCGCGACGACGTCGACCTGGTCGACATCTGCACCCCGGGCGACAGCCACGCCGAGATCGCGATCGCCGCGCTCGAAGCGGGCAAGCACGTGCTGTGCGAGAAGCCGCTGGCCAACACCCTCGCCGAGGCCGAAGCGATGGCCGAGGCGGCGGCGAAGGCGCGGGCCAACGGCGTCCGGTCGATGGTGGCGTTCAACTACCGCCGGGTGCCCGCGCTCGCGCACGCCAGGAAACTGGTCGCGAGCGGGGCGCTCGGCGAGATCCGCCACGTGCGGTCGGTCTACCTGCAGGACTGGCTGTCCGACGCCCAGGCGCCGATGACCTGGCGGCTGCACAAGGACAAGGCGGGCTCCGGCGCGCTGGGCGATCTCGGCGCGCACATCGTCGACGCCGCCCAGTTCGTCACCGGCGACACGATCACCGGGGTTTCCGCGCTGACGAACACCTTCGTCAAGGAGCGGCCGGACGGCGACGGCGGCACCGGGCAGGTCACGGTCGACGACACCGCGCTGTTCCTCGGCCGGTTCACCGGCGGCGCGGTGGCGAGTTTCGAGGCGACCCGGTTCGCGCTGGGCCGCAAGAACGCGATGCGGCTGGAGATCAACGGGTCGAAGGCGAGCCTCGCGTTCGACTTCGAGTCGATGAACGAACTGTCCTTCTTCGACGGTGGCCAGCCGCCCACCGAGGCCGGGTTCCGCCGGATCCTGGTCACCGAACCCGAGCACCCGTACGTCGGGGTGTGGTGGCCGCCGGGTCATCTGCTCGGCTACGAGCACACCTTCACCAACGAGGTCGCCGATCTGCTCACCGCGATCGGCGAAGGCAAGGATCCCGAACCGTCCTTCGAGGACGGATTGAGGGTTCAGCAGGTCTTGGACGCGGTCGAGCGCAGCGCGTCCGACGAGGCGCGATGGACCACTGTGCCCGGAGTCACCGTGAAGGGGAGTAACTGA
- a CDS encoding substrate-binding domain-containing protein produces MTEQSLHRRRFLLGGAAVGAGALLTACTSNEAPAQNNAANVANAGANSQPGTPVTIGFSAPAADHGWMAAITKNARAQAQKFSEVTLNATEGTNDVNQQISQVETLINAKVNVLVILPFDGKALTAVGQQAMDAGIQVINLDRVFDTPLAYRTWIGGDNYRMGVNAGNYIAQQMKAKNIASPVIGEVAGIDSLPLTQERSKGFKDALTRQGFTVGPRVAAEFTPESGEKQTSNLLQSASKLDALWNHDDDQGVGVIAAINNANRKNFLMVGGAGSKNAMNLIKSDAEPLKATVLYSPSMASSAISLARLLGQGKGAGDFAEHEIPAEITTYSAVVTKENVDKYMDVGFDS; encoded by the coding sequence ATGACCGAACAATCCCTGCATCGCCGCCGTTTCCTGCTGGGAGGCGCGGCCGTCGGAGCGGGTGCGCTGCTGACCGCGTGCACCTCGAACGAGGCACCGGCGCAGAACAACGCGGCCAACGTGGCCAACGCCGGGGCGAACTCGCAGCCCGGAACCCCCGTCACCATCGGGTTTTCGGCTCCGGCCGCGGACCACGGCTGGATGGCGGCCATCACCAAGAACGCCCGCGCGCAGGCGCAGAAGTTCAGTGAGGTCACGCTCAACGCGACCGAGGGCACCAACGACGTCAACCAGCAGATCTCCCAGGTGGAGACCTTGATCAACGCCAAGGTCAACGTCCTGGTGATCCTGCCGTTCGACGGCAAGGCGCTGACCGCGGTCGGCCAGCAGGCGATGGACGCCGGTATCCAGGTGATCAACCTGGACCGCGTCTTCGACACCCCGCTGGCGTACCGGACCTGGATCGGCGGCGACAACTACCGCATGGGTGTCAACGCCGGCAACTACATCGCCCAGCAGATGAAGGCGAAGAACATCGCCAGCCCGGTGATCGGCGAGGTCGCGGGGATCGACTCGCTGCCGCTGACCCAGGAACGCAGCAAGGGTTTCAAGGACGCCTTGACCCGTCAGGGTTTCACGGTCGGACCGCGCGTCGCCGCGGAGTTCACGCCGGAGTCCGGTGAGAAGCAGACGTCGAACCTGCTGCAGTCGGCGTCCAAATTGGACGCTCTGTGGAACCACGACGACGACCAGGGCGTCGGCGTCATCGCGGCGATCAACAACGCCAACCGCAAGAACTTCCTGATGGTCGGCGGCGCGGGGTCGAAGAACGCGATGAACCTGATCAAGTCCGACGCCGAACCGCTGAAGGCCACGGTGCTCTACAGCCCGTCGATGGCGTCCTCGGCGATCTCGCTCGCCCGCCTGCTCGGCCAGGGCAAGGGCGCCGGCGACTTCGCCGAGCACGAGATCCCCGCCGAGATCACCACGTACTCCGCGGTGGTCACCAAGGAGAACGTCGACAAGTACATGGACGTCGGCTTCGACTCGTAA